Proteins encoded by one window of Cloeon dipterum chromosome 2, ieCloDipt1.1, whole genome shotgun sequence:
- the Kap3 gene encoding kinesin-associated protein 3 — protein MQSDDARYLKRKVKAGRLDVHPTEQALVVHYELEASILGEGMSTVLSDKKECQKIIRLKSLHSNTDISALAVEVVEKCSLIHRSKLPEVEQLIYYLQNRRKEAQTQSVKERPQTAFATELNVSNLSSPDGTAEVATLSKIEDYIDLLYENIPEKIRGSALILQLARNPDNLQELSANERVLGALARVLREDWKQSLDLSTNIVYVFFCFSTFSAFHAVIIQHKMGSLCMELIDYELRRHDQWTDELEQRRRHSQSEAASPSEETKRKALADFEKSSRKFALLTKKQDQLLRVAFYLLLNIAEDTRLEDKMRRKNIVGMLVKALDRENNDLLLLIVTFLKKLSVFRENKDDMADMNVVEKLPALVTSTNTDLAHVAMKLLFNLSFDPELRSRMVRVGLLPKLVHLLDNQKHRSVVLGILYHLSMDDRVKSMFTYTDCIPLVLKMIIECSEDKVPLELVAVAINLALNKRNSQLMCEGTRLKTLMQRAFHFQDALLMKCLRNIAQHPGQTKILFVEFIGDLAQAIQAAECEEFVVECLGVMGNLAVENMDWERLMKEYKLIPWLRSHLVSGRSEDDLVLEIVVLLGTAAMDEACANLLCKAEVLQDLIELLKAKQEDDEVVLQIIFVFFQLCKHPSSMDFLIQETEAAAYLIDLMHDKNAEIRRVCDNTLDIIGTHFPEWAKRVQLEKFRFHNSQWLEMVKNQQTLDAAAAAEGDDQMPYYGDDIYGPSCLYQTDTMDDFDFATSSENSSRASSRPRSSYGQDLEGFMEAMGRPLVPGSKQLDDLNKKLGALKMQQQ, from the exons atgcaatctgACGACGCTCGATATTTAAAAAG AAAGGTGAAAGCAGGCAGGCTTGATGTCCACCCAACTGAACAAGCATTGGTTGTGCACTATGAGCTTGAAGCATCGATCTTGGGAGAGGGGATGTCTACAGTTTTGTCGGACAAGAAG GAATGCCAAAAAATTATCCGACTTAAAAGCTTACACTCGAACACTGACATATCAGCACTTGCGGTAGAGGTTGTGGAAAAATGCAGTCTGATCCATCGAAGCAAACTTCCTGAAGTGGAGCAGCTGATTTATTATCTCCAGAATCGACGCAAAGAAGCTCAAACCCAGAGCGTAAAAGAACGTCCCCAGACTGCATTTGCAACAGAGCTAAATGTTTCAAACTTATCGAGTCCTGATGGAACCGCTGAGGTGGCCActttatcaaaaattgaagATTACATCGATTtactttatgaaaatattcctGAAAAg ATCAGAGGTTCAGCACTTATTTTGCAACTTGCTCGGAATCCAGATAATTTGCAAGAGCTCTCAGCAAATG AACGCGTCCTTGGAGCTTTGGCCAGAGTTTTAAGGGAGGACTGGAAACAGAGTTTGGATCTCAGCACCAATATTGTAtacgtttttttctgtttctccACCTTTTCTGCTTTTCACGCAGTTATCATTCAACACAAG ATGGGCTCGTTATGCATGGAACTGATTGACTATGAGTTGAGGAGGCATGACCAGTGGACTGATGAGCTGGAGCAGCGAAGACGTCATTCACAAAGTGAGGCAGCCAGTCCAAGCGAAGAGACAAAGCGGAAAGCACTggcagattttgaaaaatcgtctAGGAAATTTGCCCTGCTGACCAAGAAGCAGGATCAACTGCTGCGAGTTGCATTTTATCTCCTTTTGAACATCGCAGAGGATACGag GCTGGAGGACAAAATGAGAAGGAAAAACATTGTTGGAATGCTAGTCAAAGCTCTAGATCGAGAGAACAACGACTTGCTCTTGCTAATAGTCACGTTCCTCAAGAAGCTGTCTGTTTTTCGGGAAAATAAGGATGACATG GCTGACATGAACGTTGTGGAAAAACTTCCTGCCCTGGTTACTTCTACGAACACTGACCTGGCTCACGTAGCCATGAAGCTGCTTTTTAACCTTTCCTTTGACCCTGAACTGCGGTCCAGAATGGTTCGAGTTGGGCTTCTCCCCAAACTTGTTCACCTACTAG ATAATCAAAAACACAGGTCAGTGGTGCTCGGCATTTTGTACCACCTGAGCATGGACGACAGAGTCAAGTCCATGTTCACCTACACAGATTGCATTCCTTTGGTGCTCAAAATGATCATCGAGTGCTCTGAAGACAAAGTGCCCTTGGAATTGGTTGCGGTCGCCATTAACCTTGCCCTGAACAAGCGAAACTCCCAGCTGATGTGCGAGGGCACTAGGCTGAAGACTCTGATGCAGCGAGCCTTCCACTTTCAGGACGCTTTGCTGATGAAGTGTTTGAGGAACATAGCTCAACATCCAGGCCAAACGAAAATTCTGTTTGTG GAGTTCATTGGGGACTTGGCTCAAGCAATTCAAGCAGCAGAATGCGAGGAATTTGTGGTCGAGTGCCTCGGAGTTATGGGCAACCTGGCTGTTGAAAATATGGATTGGGAGAGGCTGATGAAAGAATACAAATTGATTCCTTGGCTTAGGTCTCATCTAGTTTCAG GTCGATCCGAGGATGATCTTGTGTTAGAAATCGTCGTGCTTTTGGGTACAGCTGCAATGGATGAAGCTTGCGCCAACCTGTTGTGCAAGGCTGAGGTGCTGCAGGACTTAATTGAACTACTGAAAG CAAAGCAAGAAGATGATGAAGTGgtgttgcaaataatatttgtatttttccaactATGCAAGCATCCATCATCAATGGACTTTTTGATTCAGGAAACAG AGGCAGCAGCATATCTAATCGATCTCATGCACGACAAAAACGCAGAAATCCGAAGGGTTTGTGATAACACTCTGGACATTATTGGG actCATTTTCCTGAGTGGGCGAAAAGAGTTCAGCTGGAAAAGTTTAGATTTCACAATTCCCAGTGGCTTGAGATGGTCAAGAACCAGCAAACACTGGACGCAGCTGCAGCTGCTGAAGGCGACGACCAGATGCCTTACTATGGAGACGATATTTATGGTCCCTCGTGTCTTTATCAGACTG ACACAATGGATGACTTTGACTTTGCAACTAGCTCTGAGAACTCTAGTCGAGCGTCTAGTCGCCCCAGAAGCAG CTATGGACAAGATTTGGAGGGTTTCATGGAAGCAATGGGAAGACCTTTGGTTCCAGGATCCAAACAATTGGATGATTTGAACAAAAAGCTAGGTGCTCtgaaaatgcagcagcagTAA
- the LOC135935190 gene encoding F-box only protein 44-like — translation MGMGNVRNVDNSNPDINSKLKLDDGHSQVETPQRAPLIQNEPEPHFFNNEQDESITTNSENEVSIETSLLPSDVTQNCLNLTNSTDSLISSQHVNSTMSTVFVNEDLLFEILKRVNRTELFKCRLVSSHWEEVAKRIIRLWSLSKIHHINEFTLKDFSTSTYYSMKNLGKNLLRDPQLSLAVERFEFSVRLPRNVSLRQKWQSSGIFNFENPSREGADASSIPANILIRNGFGSASQFIAISTSSENTLIQYQDIVLDKAGIFHELMDKVKPTIVAEEWVGTRYDCGSVCRLTLELFNESSVEPICIKSVKVQQGNNDTNGSWRKVTISCKNYPCGIRRIRYIRSGRDDKHWSGFYGAKLAMPKLSLMLSRLSRNSKAKNELNTALMHDKRAHNQDQSNEPGEKKTKVK, via the exons ATGGGAATGGGCAATGTGAGAAACGTGGATAATTCAAACCCAGACATCAACAGCAAACTCAAACTAGACGATGGTCATAGCCAAGTTGAAACACCGCAACGTGCTCCACTCATTCAAAATGAGCCTgaaccacatttttttaacaatgaaCAAGATGAAAGTATCACTACAAATTCAGAAAATGAAGTTTCTATTGAGACTTCATTACTACCTTCTGATGTAACTCAAAATTGTCTCAACTTGACCAATTCGACTGATTCCCTAATTTCTTCACAGCATGTCAA ttcTACAATGTCGACAGTTTTTGTCAATGAAgatcttttatttgaaatactaAAAAGGGTTAATAGAACAGAGCTCTTCAAATGTCGTCTAGTTAGCTCTCACTGGGAGGAAGTCGCGAAAAGAATCATTAGATTGTGGAGTCTATCTAAAATTCACCACATAAATGAATTCACTTTGAAAGACTTCAGTACATCAACATATTACTCCATGAAAAATCTGGGGAAAAACTTGCTTCGGGATCCTCAACTCTCTTTGGCCGTGGAACGGTTTGAATTTTCTGTAAGATTGCCTCGGAATG TTTCCTTGAGGCAAAAATGGCAAAGCAGTGGAATATTCAACTTTGAGAATCCCTCTCGAGAAGGTGCTGATGCCAGCTCTATTCCAGCAAACATTTTGATTCGGAATGGATTTGGCAGTGCATCGCAGTTCATAGCAATATCCACATCATCTGAAAATACACTAATCCAGTATCAGGATATTGTCCTAGACAAAGCTGGTATATTTCACGAGTTGATGGACAAAgtgaagccaacaattgttgCAGAGGAATG GGTTGGAACCAGGTATGACTGTGGGAGTGTTTGCAGACTGACGTTGGAATTGTTTAATGAGTCCTCTGTAGAACCCATTTGTATAAAATCGGTCAAAGTCCAACAGGGGAATAATGATACCAATGGTTCTTGGAGAAAG GTCACTATTTCGTGTAAAAACTACCCCTGTGGCATTAGAAGAATAAGATATATAAGATCAGGACGAGACGATAAGCACTGGAGTGGATTTTATGGTGCCAAGTTAGCAATGCCGAAGCTGTCACTGATGCTGTCAAGACTTAGCCGCAACAGTAAagctaaaaatgaattgaacaCTGCCCTCATGCATGACAAACGCGCTCATAATCAAGATCAGTCCAATGAGCCAGGTGAAAAGAAaacgaaagtaaaataa
- the LOC135935188 gene encoding lamin-C-like isoform X1: MASKSRKASTPAVATPAASSSRSAAASPLSPTRYNRLQEKVELQNLNDRLAVYIDRVRQLESDNSRLTREIQSFQEVSTREVTGVKRAYENEITEARKLLDETSREKAKMEIDFKRVWEELNELKTKYDKKCKDFDVTEKNANQFEKNYNELTGKFNQAQAERKKALDDLKELTKENEKLKKQTDSLRKSLDDEMLGRVEAENQLQSTKEALSLSDQVHQQEVKELRTRRQVEITETRSKIEKEYNAQMQNSLQELRDQYEAQMRANREDVDALYEKKIADLKNQMQRSSGESAQALEEARSYKMQLDTVAGKISSLEASNAAHQARISELEHMLNAERERSVNERFALEEEIRRLRDEASTMLAEYQDLMDIKVALDLEIAAYTKLMECEEARLNITPVASPNLSRQQARFTPSRATPVRLGKRKRTMMESEDIDEYDTKASATGDVEFIEACPQGRFVKLRNKGDKEVSLSGCSVTRTAADQETIFKFHRSVKVDPGATVTVWSSDQGQAHEPPSNIVMKSQKWFHAPEMATVLYGNDGAEMARIEQAKLRVATASTRHTEVFVENGHGREERCSIM; the protein is encoded by the exons ATGGCAAGCAAGTCACGAAAGGCAAGCACACCGGCCGTGGCGACGCCGGCGGCGTCGTCGAGCCGTTCGGCGGCGGCCAGTCCGCTTAGTCCGACCCGGTACAACCGGCTGCAGGAGAAGGTGGAGCTGCAGAACCTGAACGACCGTCTGGCCGTTTACATCGACCGTGTCCGGCAACTAGAGTCGGACAACTCGCGTTTGACCAGGGAGATCCAGTCGTTCCAGGAGGTGTCCACACGCGAGGTGACCGGCGTCAAGAGGGCTTACGAAAATGAGATCACGGAGGCGCGCAAATTGCTGGACGAAACGTCCAGGGAGAAAGCCAAGATGGAAATTGATTTCAAGAGGGTCTGGGAAGAACTCAATGAACTCAAGACTAA GTACGATAAGAAGTGCAAAGATTTTGATGTGACTGAGAAGAATGCCAACCAGTTTGAAAAGAACTACAACGAGCTGACCGGAAAATTCAACCAAGCTCAGGCTGAGCGCAAGAAGGCTTTGGATGATTTGAAGGAGCTAaccaaagaaaatgaaaagctcAAGAAGCAAACTGACAGTCTGCGCAAGTCTCTTGATGATGAAATGCTTGGAAGGGTTGAAGCAGAAAACCAGCTCCAATCCACAAAAGAAGCTTTGTCTCTCAGTGACCAG GTACATCAACAAGAAGTTAAGGAGCTGAGGACTCGACGACAAGTGGAAATCACTGAGACAAgatcgaaaattgaaaaggagtATAATGCCCAGATGCAAAACTCATTGCAAGAGCTGCGTGATCAATATGAAGCTCAGATGAGGGCAAATAGAGAGGACGTGGATGCGTTATATGAGAAAAAG ATTGCAGACTTGAAAAACCAAATGCAGAGAAGCAGTGGAGAATCAGCACAGGCCCTGGAAGAGGCTCGCTCTTATAAAATGCAACTGGACACAGTAGCAGGAAAAATTTCCAGCCTTGAAGCTAGTAACGCTGCTCACCAG GCACGCATTTCCGAGTTGGAGCACATGCTCAATgctgagagagaaagaagtgTCAACGAAAGATTTGCGTTGGAAGAAGAGATCCGCCGCCTCAGAGATGAAGCTTCTACGATGCTTGCTGAATACCAAGACTTGATGGACATCAAGGTGGCTCTTGACCTGGAAATTGCCGCCTACACCAAACTCATGGAATGCGAAGAAGCCag ATTGAACATAACACCTGTCGCGTCCCCCAATCTGAGTCGTCAACAAGCTCGTTTCACACCAAGCAGAGCTACTCCGGTGCGTCTTGGCAAGAGAAAGAGGACCATGATGGAGTCGGAGGACATCGATGAGTATGACACCAAAGCGTCAGCCACAGGAGACGTGGAGTTCATTGAAGCCTGTCCCCAGGGCAGGTTTGTCAAGTTGAGGAACAAAGGAGACAAG GAGGTTTCCCTGAGCGGGTGCAGCGTGACTAGAACGGCAGCTGATCAAGAAACCATCTTCAAGTTCCATAGGTCAGTTAAAGTGGACCCTGGAGCGACTGTCACCGTTTGGTCCTCAGACCAAGGCCAGGCCCATGAACCACCCTCCAACATCGTTATGAAGAGCCAGAAGTGGTTCCACGCGCCTGAGATGGCCACTGTATTGTACGGCAACGATGGAGCTGAGATGGCCAGAATCGAGCAGGCCAAATTGAGAGTGGCCACAGCATCAACGCGTCACACCGAGGTCTTTGTT GAGAACGGTCATGGAAGAGAAGAACGCTGCAGCATCATGTAG
- the LOC135935192 gene encoding probable mitochondrial glutathione transporter SLC25A40 codes for MEQDDPRFRITPLQQMAASTTGALVTSIIVTPLDVVKTRLQAQHKALLSNKCYLYCNGLMDHLCPCNGNVQGPAAVSEMLKKPTHFNGTIDAFVKISRAEGPLTLWSGLGPTLILALPATVIYFVTYEQVRNRLRTWVSKPGDGLAQQPVWVPLVSGGMARVWAASIVSPLEMLRTRMQAQKTSYLEGGRALKLLVQQQGITGLWKGLGPTLLRDVPFSALYWLNYETLKLHFNQPVPTFKFSLFAGALSGSIAAVITLPFDVVKTHQQIELGDKQIYSNPPKSINGRSSTLNVIKRIYSQSGVSGLFTGLVPRLVKVAPACAIMIATFEYGKQWFYVHNMGEFEKQRSGSKEALLVE; via the exons aTGGAGCAGGACGACCCGAGATTTAGAATCACGCCTTTACAACAGATGGCAGCTTCAACAACTGGAGCTTTGGTGACTTCGATAATTG TTACTCCTCTTGATGTTGTAAAAACGCGTCTGCAAGCACAGCATAAGGCGCTGTTGTCAAACAAATGTTATCTGTACTGCAACGGGTTGATGGACCACCTATGCCCTTGTAATGGAAATGTTCAAGGACCAGCAGCTGTCTCGGAGATGCTGAAAAAACCAACGCACTTCAACGGAacgatt GATGCTTTTGTCAAGATTTCTCGAGCAGAAGGTCCTTTGACCCTGTGGAGTGGCCTTGGACCAACCCTGATCCTCGCCCTCCCTGCCACTGTGATCTACTTCGTCACCTACGAGCAGGTGCGCAACAGGCTGCGCACCTGGGTCAGCAAGCCTGGCGACGGTCTCGCGCAGCAGCCAGTATGGGTACCCCTGGTGTCAGGTGGTATGGCTAGAGTATGGGCCGCTAGTATTGTCAGTCCCCTCGAGATGCTGAGGACAAGGATGCAGGCCCAGAAAACGAGTTACTTGGAGGGAGGCAGAGCACTGAAACTGCTGGTTCAGCAACAAGGCATTACAGGGCTGTGGAAAGGACTTGGGCCCACACTTCTTCGAGACGTACCATTTTCAG CACTCTACTGGCTCAACTACGAAACGTTGAAATTGCACTTCAACCAACCAGTACcaacttttaaattcagcTTGTTTGCAGGAGCCCTCTCTGGATCG ATTGCCGCTGTAATTACGCTGCCATTTGACGTTGTGAAAACGCACCAGCAAATCGAGCTTGGAGATAAGCAAATATATTCCA ATCCTCCAAAATCGATAAATGGTAGAAGTTCTACACTGAATGTCATTAAGAGGATCTACAGTCAAAGCGGAGTTTCAGGGCTCTTCACAGGACTGGTACCAAGGCTAGTGAAGGTGGCGCCTGCTTGCGCCATTATGATCGCAACGTTCGAGTACGGGAAGCAATGGTTTTATGTGCACAACATGGGCGAGTTCGAAAAGCAAAGAAGCGGAAGCAAAGAAGCTTTATTAGTAGAGTAA
- the LOC135935188 gene encoding lamin-C-like isoform X2: MTAKSASACHHFLYDKKCKDFDVTEKNANQFEKNYNELTGKFNQAQAERKKALDDLKELTKENEKLKKQTDSLRKSLDDEMLGRVEAENQLQSTKEALSLSDQVHQQEVKELRTRRQVEITETRSKIEKEYNAQMQNSLQELRDQYEAQMRANREDVDALYEKKIADLKNQMQRSSGESAQALEEARSYKMQLDTVAGKISSLEASNAAHQARISELEHMLNAERERSVNERFALEEEIRRLRDEASTMLAEYQDLMDIKVALDLEIAAYTKLMECEEARLNITPVASPNLSRQQARFTPSRATPVRLGKRKRTMMESEDIDEYDTKASATGDVEFIEACPQGRFVKLRNKGDKEVSLSGCSVTRTAADQETIFKFHRSVKVDPGATVTVWSSDQGQAHEPPSNIVMKSQKWFHAPEMATVLYGNDGAEMARIEQAKLRVATASTRHTEVFVENGHGREERCSIM; the protein is encoded by the exons ATGACTGCGAAAAGCGCCTCAGCTTGCCATCATTTTCT GTACGATAAGAAGTGCAAAGATTTTGATGTGACTGAGAAGAATGCCAACCAGTTTGAAAAGAACTACAACGAGCTGACCGGAAAATTCAACCAAGCTCAGGCTGAGCGCAAGAAGGCTTTGGATGATTTGAAGGAGCTAaccaaagaaaatgaaaagctcAAGAAGCAAACTGACAGTCTGCGCAAGTCTCTTGATGATGAAATGCTTGGAAGGGTTGAAGCAGAAAACCAGCTCCAATCCACAAAAGAAGCTTTGTCTCTCAGTGACCAG GTACATCAACAAGAAGTTAAGGAGCTGAGGACTCGACGACAAGTGGAAATCACTGAGACAAgatcgaaaattgaaaaggagtATAATGCCCAGATGCAAAACTCATTGCAAGAGCTGCGTGATCAATATGAAGCTCAGATGAGGGCAAATAGAGAGGACGTGGATGCGTTATATGAGAAAAAG ATTGCAGACTTGAAAAACCAAATGCAGAGAAGCAGTGGAGAATCAGCACAGGCCCTGGAAGAGGCTCGCTCTTATAAAATGCAACTGGACACAGTAGCAGGAAAAATTTCCAGCCTTGAAGCTAGTAACGCTGCTCACCAG GCACGCATTTCCGAGTTGGAGCACATGCTCAATgctgagagagaaagaagtgTCAACGAAAGATTTGCGTTGGAAGAAGAGATCCGCCGCCTCAGAGATGAAGCTTCTACGATGCTTGCTGAATACCAAGACTTGATGGACATCAAGGTGGCTCTTGACCTGGAAATTGCCGCCTACACCAAACTCATGGAATGCGAAGAAGCCag ATTGAACATAACACCTGTCGCGTCCCCCAATCTGAGTCGTCAACAAGCTCGTTTCACACCAAGCAGAGCTACTCCGGTGCGTCTTGGCAAGAGAAAGAGGACCATGATGGAGTCGGAGGACATCGATGAGTATGACACCAAAGCGTCAGCCACAGGAGACGTGGAGTTCATTGAAGCCTGTCCCCAGGGCAGGTTTGTCAAGTTGAGGAACAAAGGAGACAAG GAGGTTTCCCTGAGCGGGTGCAGCGTGACTAGAACGGCAGCTGATCAAGAAACCATCTTCAAGTTCCATAGGTCAGTTAAAGTGGACCCTGGAGCGACTGTCACCGTTTGGTCCTCAGACCAAGGCCAGGCCCATGAACCACCCTCCAACATCGTTATGAAGAGCCAGAAGTGGTTCCACGCGCCTGAGATGGCCACTGTATTGTACGGCAACGATGGAGCTGAGATGGCCAGAATCGAGCAGGCCAAATTGAGAGTGGCCACAGCATCAACGCGTCACACCGAGGTCTTTGTT GAGAACGGTCATGGAAGAGAAGAACGCTGCAGCATCATGTAG